The genomic segment CGCTTCGAAAGGCCGGCACGGGTTGCCGGCTTTTTTTCGTTCCGAAGTCGTGAATATCGCTGCGCGCGCGGCCTGCACAACGGCTGCGCGTTAGCCGTCTGGCCGACTATTCGAACCACGCAGCGGGCGATGGAACATCCGTATCAATGCGCCGCAAAGCCTGAGCGGCGGGCGTAATTTTGCCGTGCCATGCTGAGCACGGAGCCATCGTCACGTGAGGTTCGTACTCAAAAGCACGGGCCCGACACACGCAGCGGTTAAAATCGACTCATTCCTCTAGCCTTCCCGGAGTACAGCAATGGCTTTGCAACGTCGTACCACTCTCTCGAAGTACCTGATCGAACAGCAGCGCGAGACCAATAACCTGCCGGCCGACCTGCGCCTGCTGATCGAAGTCGTCGCGCGTGCGTGCAAGGCGATCAGCTATCACGTCAGCAAGGGCGCACTCGGCGACGCGCTCGGCACGGCGGGTAGCGAGAATGTCCAGGGTGAAGTGCAGAAGAAGCTCGACATTCTGTCGAACGAAATCCTGCTCGAAGCGAACGAATGGGGCGGCAACCTGGCCGGCATGGCGTCCGAGGAAATGGAACAGTTCTTCCCGATCCCAGCGAACTATCCGAAGGGCGAATACCTGCTGGTGTTCGATCCGCTCGACGGCTCGTCGAACATCGACGTCAACGTGTCGATCGGCACGATCTTCTCGGTGCTGCGCTGCCCGGACGGCCAGCAGCCCACCGAGCAATCGTTCCTGCAACCCGGCACGCAGCAGGTTGCAGCGGGTTATGCGGTGTATGGTCCGCAAACCGTGCTCGTGCTGACCACCGGCAACGGCGTGAACTGCTTCACGCTCGACCGCGAACTCGGCTCGTGGGTGCTCACGCAAAGCGACATGCGCATTCCGGTCGAAACGCGTGAGTACGCGATCAACGCGTCGAACGAGCGCCACTGGTATCCGCCGGTCGAGCAATACGTCGACGAACTGAAGGCAGGCAAGGAAGGCGCGCGTCAGAGCGATTTCAACATGCGCTGGATCGCCTCGATGGTCGCCGACGTGCATCGCATTCTGAATCGCGGCGGCATCTTCATGTATCCCGCCGACAAGCGCACGCCGGACAAGCCGGGCAAGCTGCGTCTGATGTACGAGGCGAATCCGATGGCATTTATCGTCGAGCAGGCAGGCGGTGCTGCGACCAACGGCGAAAAACGCATTCTCGACATCCAGCCGAAGAGCCTGCACGAGCGTGTTGCGGTCTTCCTTGGCTCGAAGAATGAGGTCGATCGCGTGACCCGATATCACCTCGAAGCAAAAAAATGAAAAAAGTGAGCGAGAGGGGCTTGCCAAGCCGGTAAAGAAGTCCCTATAATCTCGTTTCTCCTGATGCCGGAATAGCTCAGACGGTAGAGCAGCGCATTCGTAATGCGAAGGTCGGGGGTTCGATTCCTCTTTCCGGCACCACAAGATTCAAGCAAAAAGCCCAGTCCTCGTGACTGGGCTTTTTGTTTTTCTGCTTCGGATTGCACGGGGAAGATCCACGCTGTTTTTCCCGAGGCACGTCACGCCAACAACAGCACTCTCTGTCGAGCCCTACCGAGGCAAAGCGTCGGCCGGAAACTTCAAACTTTCACGCGCAGCGACAGCACTCATCAATACGCATACCCTGATACTCGCGCCGCACGAGGCCGGACACGGCCAGCGAAACGCA from the Paraburkholderia fungorum genome contains:
- a CDS encoding class 1 fructose-bisphosphatase; the protein is MALQRRTTLSKYLIEQQRETNNLPADLRLLIEVVARACKAISYHVSKGALGDALGTAGSENVQGEVQKKLDILSNEILLEANEWGGNLAGMASEEMEQFFPIPANYPKGEYLLVFDPLDGSSNIDVNVSIGTIFSVLRCPDGQQPTEQSFLQPGTQQVAAGYAVYGPQTVLVLTTGNGVNCFTLDRELGSWVLTQSDMRIPVETREYAINASNERHWYPPVEQYVDELKAGKEGARQSDFNMRWIASMVADVHRILNRGGIFMYPADKRTPDKPGKLRLMYEANPMAFIVEQAGGAATNGEKRILDIQPKSLHERVAVFLGSKNEVDRVTRYHLEAKK